Proteins encoded within one genomic window of Calonectris borealis chromosome 1, bCalBor7.hap1.2, whole genome shotgun sequence:
- the LOC142079110 gene encoding uncharacterized protein LOC142079110, with protein sequence MELLLLAPQELGLFGTGYLSLVSVLKARDTILKKNPGHLLTKAKQRKKRKRNKKMKGNHTEIMKKKLGRAAHHPIPDDQDTSEGEEDDSGEENSKSLRTFSEGPVTVCEEQPNGDDESLKEAAVVSRERFPVAMSEVSTMLNNALKNELPVESDSSLLIDVKPFSTENLTKNAFDDEETNQRHKENLCRSSFLKISNDKNSIQETESISEDCNMPLLSTENKLGSYQVTCEPDVEAKLLSLNGEEKEISKCYNSSAYDNVPDNNTEDKVALKAEENSSNDWAFFSINLPTEELQLGFDTQVSLSSWCEDKFVGEQRPQKMRKPKQTHTNSSTLLNCYRSNEGLVKENHQITVTEAAGNIISNGLSASPAGEVPFDSLVAARATFMQCSSEVNVPRNDTAPMTSKKKRYRRIVNLAPKFNLPRQIAGSTEGGKEVPRKDDVPPKSVLEVEQKSFLSKDRGEKREQNRALQEYSAPYSGTEATYSIPTPDADALLRDISYIHSGQSSPMPKYSCRVCVVSRVKEEQARTLKQQQVVGKKEGDSEQVSSEVTNSQPDILSSVKVVSEYPEDSSILASCGDNVHEADDPEAAEASQLEDNEDVNMKCSFLGLPLSLGFAFQLVQLFGSPGLPLESLLPDDYIVPLDWKVSKMIYLLWKTSVEEKQKTNGLQHGNALADDIISLEDLNKNGQENQDSSETLPETELFQGVIEENIMTDVSTGHLDSVCHQS encoded by the exons ATGGAATTGCTGTTACTAGCACCTCAGGAACTTGGGCTTTTTG GAACTGGATATTTATCACTCGTTTCAGTATTAAAGGCAAG gGACACAATTTTAAAGAAGAACCCTGGGCACCTGTtgacaaaagcaaagcagaggaaaaagcgaaaaagaaacaaaaaaatgaaaggcaatcatacagaaattatgaagaaaaagttAGGCAGAGCCGCTCATCATCCAATTCCAGATGACCAGGACACATCAGAAGGTGAAGAGGATGattcaggagaagaaaatagcAAATCATTGCGTACATTCAGTGAAGGTCCAGTAACAGTTTGTGAAGAGCAGCCTAATGGTGATGATGAAAGCCTAAAAGAAGCTGCGGTGGTTTCAAGAGAAAGGTTTCCCGTCGCTATGTCTGAGGTCTCAACGATGTTGAACAatgcactgaaaaatgaattgCCTGTAGAAAGTGACAGTTCACTTCTAATAGATGTAAAACCTTTTTCTACTGAAAACCTAACCAAAAATGCATTCGATGATGAGGAAACAAACCAAAGGCACAAAGAAAATCTTTGCAGAAGCAGTTTCCTAAAAATAAGCAATGATAAAAATTCCATCCAGGAAACAGAAAGCATCTCTGAAGATTGTAACATGCCACTGTTAAGCACGGAAAACAAACTTGGATCATATCAAGTCACATGTGAACCTGACGTGGAAGCTAAGCTGTTAAGTTTAAatggtgaagaaaaagaaatctctaagTGTTACAATTCAAGCGCATATGATAACGTGCCTGATAATAACACAGAGGACAAAGTTGcattaaaagcagaagagaatagcTCTAATGACTGggcttttttttcaattaatttaccTACTGAGGAATTGCAGCTGGGCTTTGATACGcaagtttctctctcttcttggtGTGAGGATAAATTTGTAGGTGAACAAAGACCCCAAAAAATGAGGAAACCTAAACAGACTCATACGAACAGCTCAACACTGCTAAACTGCTATCGGTCAAATGAAGGATTGGTAAAGGAAAACCATCAGATAACAGTAACTGAGGCAGCTGGTAATATAATAAGCAATGGTCTATCGGCATCTCCAGCTGGTGAAGTGCCCTTTGATTCCCTTGTGGCAGCCAGGGCCACCTTCATGCAGTGTTCGAGTGAAGTAAATGTTCCAAGAAATGATACTGCACCAATGACATCGAAGAAGAAAAGATACAGAAGAATTGTCAACTTGGCACCAAAGTTTAATCTACCAAGACAGATTGCTGGCAGtacagagggagggaaggaagtcCCAAGAAAAGATGATGTTCCCCCAAAAAGTGTTTTAGAAGTGGAGCAGAAAAGCTTTCTAAGCAAGGACCGTGGAGAGAAACGTGAGCAGAACCGTGCATTGCAGGAATATTCTGCACCTTACAGTGGCACCGAGGCAACCTATTCCATACCCACCCCGGATGCAGACGCTCTGTTACGTGATATTTCTTACATTCATTCGGGACAATCTTCTCCTATGCCAAAATATTCCTGCAGGGTTTGTGTAGTTTCCAGGGTGAAGGAGGAGCAAGCTAGAACTCTTAAGCAACAACAGGTAGTTGGTAAAAAAGAGGGTGACAGTGAACAAGTTTCTTCAGAGGTTACAAATAGCCAACCAgatattttgtcttctgttaaAGTTGTTTCTGAATATCCAGAAGATTCTAGTATATTGGCAAGCTGCGGTGACAATGTGCACGAAGCAGATGACCCTGAGGCAGCAGAGGCCTCACAACTTGAAGATAATGAAGATGTGAATATGAAATGTAGTTTTCTGGGACTTCCCTTATCATTAGGATTTGCTTTTCAACTTGTGCAGCTCTTTGGTTCTCCGGGTCTTCCACTGG aatcCTTGTTGCCAGATGATTATATAGTTCCTCTTGACTGGAAAGTTTCAAAGATGATCTATTTACTGTGGAAGACCTCTGTGGAG gagaaacaaaaaacaaacggATTGCAGCATGGAAACGCCTTGGCTG atgATATTATTAGTCTTGAAGATCTAAATAAAAATGGCCAAGAGAACCAAGACTCTTCTGAAACACTTCCAGAAACGGAGCTGTTTCAAGGGGTGATAGAGGAGAACATCATGACCGATGTTAGCACTGGCCATCTGGATTCTGTGTGTCATCAGTCATGA